A genomic segment from Dermatobacter hominis encodes:
- a CDS encoding carotenoid oxygenase family protein produces the protein MPTETGASSLQRDYVTGPLAPVTDELTVTDLDVTGSLPVELCGRYVRNGPNPLDPDPATQHWFLGTGMLHGVRLEDGRAAWYRNRFVRNTIDEGGSPNTNVVSMGGRTWAIVEAGGAPVEVTDELESIASNRFDGTLEGAYTAHPHRDPRTGTWHAITYHWAEEAVRYVVNDGARVVHEEIVPVGGRPMVHDTAITPTSVLLFDLPCTFDLDEAMAGTPFPYRWDPERDARVGVLPLLGTADQIRWVEVPRCYVFHPLNAVDLPDGRVAVDLVVWPRMFDRDRLGPNEGAPRLERWTLDPVSGTSSIEVVDDRSQEFPRGDERRTGEELRYGMTVGGRIAGGVHQPLLWHDLTAGTTVEVDFGQTSAAQEFVHVPRSGSVAEDDAWLLGFVSDRAEGTTDLVVLAADDPATGPIARVHLPQRVPDGFHGNWLPDPV, from the coding sequence ATGCCGACCGAGACAGGGGCCTCATCGCTCCAGCGCGACTACGTCACCGGACCGCTCGCACCGGTCACCGACGAGCTCACCGTCACCGATCTGGACGTGACCGGGTCGCTGCCCGTGGAGCTGTGCGGGCGGTACGTGCGCAACGGGCCGAACCCGCTCGACCCGGACCCGGCCACCCAGCACTGGTTCCTCGGCACCGGCATGCTCCACGGCGTCCGGCTCGAGGACGGGCGCGCCGCGTGGTACCGCAACCGGTTCGTGCGGAACACGATCGACGAGGGCGGCTCGCCCAACACCAACGTGGTGTCGATGGGCGGCCGGACCTGGGCGATCGTCGAGGCCGGCGGCGCGCCGGTCGAGGTCACCGACGAGCTCGAGTCGATCGCGTCGAACCGGTTCGACGGCACGCTCGAGGGCGCGTACACCGCCCACCCGCATCGGGACCCCCGGACCGGCACCTGGCACGCGATCACCTACCACTGGGCCGAGGAGGCGGTGCGCTACGTCGTCAACGACGGCGCCCGCGTCGTGCACGAGGAGATCGTGCCGGTCGGCGGGCGGCCGATGGTCCACGACACCGCCATCACGCCGACCTCGGTGCTCTTGTTCGACCTGCCGTGCACGTTCGACCTCGACGAGGCGATGGCCGGCACGCCCTTCCCCTACCGCTGGGACCCCGAGCGCGACGCCCGTGTCGGGGTGCTGCCGCTGCTCGGCACCGCGGACCAGATCCGGTGGGTCGAGGTGCCGCGGTGCTACGTCTTCCACCCCCTCAACGCGGTGGACCTCCCCGACGGCCGTGTGGCGGTCGACCTGGTCGTGTGGCCCCGCATGTTCGACCGGGACCGGCTCGGGCCGAACGAGGGTGCCCCGCGGCTCGAGCGCTGGACGCTCGATCCGGTGTCGGGCACCTCGTCGATCGAGGTGGTCGACGATCGCAGCCAGGAGTTCCCGCGGGGCGACGAGCGCCGCACGGGCGAGGAGCTGCGTTACGGCATGACGGTCGGCGGCCGGATCGCCGGCGGCGTGCACCAGCCGCTCCTCTGGCACGACCTGACCGCCGGCACGACGGTCGAGGTCGACTTCGGCCAGACCAGCGCGGCGCAGGAGTTCGTGCACGTGCCGAGGTCCGGATCGGTGGCCGAGGACGACGCGTGGCTCCTCGGCTTCGTCTCGGACCGGGCCGAGGGGACGACCGACCTCGTCGTGCTGGCGGCCGACGACCCGGCGACCGGACCGATCGCCAGGGTGCACCTGCCCCAGCGGGTGCCCGACGGGTTCCACGGCAACTGGCTGCCCGACCCGGTCTGA
- a CDS encoding acyl-CoA desaturase, whose translation MGHFRPNCSGTPRKARPLSAERLPHGRINPRTSIPFFLVHLLPLLAVFTGVTWTAVILCLVTFWGRMFFITAGYHRYFSHRSYRTSRAFQFVLAFGGTTCAQKGPLWWAGHHRVHHRFADTVDDPHTPLKGFWWSHVGWILSDDTSARPEGSMKDFERFPEIAWISRRDWIGPWALGAACYLIGGWSGLLIGFFLSTVLLWHATFLINSLAHVFGRRRFETTDTSRNNFGLALLTLGEGWHNNHHRHQHVARQGIRWWEVDVTWYVLVVLEKLHIIWGVRRPRALADDDAPAEPERPAPVDAVVDPLPDTDHLDDLEQISV comes from the coding sequence GTGGGTCACTTCCGACCGAACTGCTCCGGCACCCCTCGAAAGGCCCGACCACTGAGCGCCGAACGCCTCCCCCACGGCCGGATCAATCCGCGGACCTCGATCCCCTTCTTCCTGGTCCACCTGCTCCCGTTGCTCGCCGTCTTCACGGGCGTCACGTGGACCGCGGTGATCCTCTGCCTCGTCACCTTCTGGGGCCGGATGTTCTTCATCACGGCCGGCTACCACCGCTACTTCTCGCACCGGTCGTACCGGACGAGCCGGGCGTTCCAGTTCGTCCTGGCCTTCGGCGGGACGACCTGCGCGCAGAAGGGACCGCTCTGGTGGGCGGGCCACCACCGGGTCCACCACCGCTTCGCCGACACGGTCGACGACCCCCACACCCCGCTCAAGGGCTTCTGGTGGAGCCACGTCGGCTGGATCCTGAGCGACGACACGTCCGCCCGGCCCGAGGGCTCGATGAAGGACTTCGAGCGCTTCCCCGAGATCGCCTGGATCTCGCGCCGAGACTGGATCGGACCGTGGGCGCTCGGCGCCGCCTGCTACCTCATCGGCGGCTGGTCCGGCCTGCTCATCGGTTTCTTCCTGTCGACGGTGCTCCTCTGGCACGCGACGTTCCTGATCAACTCGCTCGCCCACGTGTTCGGGCGGCGGCGCTTCGAGACGACCGACACGAGCCGCAACAACTTCGGCCTCGCGCTGCTCACGCTCGGCGAGGGCTGGCACAACAACCACCACCGCCACCAGCACGTCGCCCGCCAGGGCATCCGCTGGTGGGAGGTCGACGTCACCTGGTACGTGCTCGTCGTGCTCGAGAAGCTGCACATCATCTGGGGCGTCCGCCGGCCGCGGGCGCTCGCGGACGACGACGCGCCCGCCGAGCCCGAGCGCCCGGCGCCGGTCGACGCGGTCGTCGACCCCCTCCCCGACACCGACCACCTCGACGACCTCGAGCAGATCTCGGTCTGA
- a CDS encoding transglycosylase family protein, translating to MQHTTTDASLTAPDTVAARRDRRAGAPRPGEESSPRASAAPRRRRRGVGMLAGAVVALFLLTGCNLPVEKWVTDFNGDGHIDQAEISRAQSEILLAIAAQRRAVQAHPFLTCVRAHESGGNYVAQNRYSSASGAYQFLDSTWRNVSVRSGHPGYGRAMQAPWHVQDAVALWLYNNGGRSAWAGTGC from the coding sequence ATGCAGCACACCACCACCGACGCCAGCCTGACCGCGCCCGACACCGTCGCCGCTCGTCGGGACCGACGAGCCGGCGCACCCCGACCCGGTGAGGAGAGCAGTCCCCGGGCATCGGCCGCTCCCCGTCGTCGCCGTCGCGGCGTCGGCATGCTGGCCGGTGCCGTCGTCGCCCTCTTCCTGCTGACCGGCTGCAACCTGCCGGTCGAGAAGTGGGTCACCGACTTCAACGGTGACGGCCACATCGACCAGGCGGAGATCTCCCGGGCCCAGTCCGAGATCCTGCTGGCGATCGCCGCGCAGCGGCGCGCCGTGCAGGCGCACCCGTTCCTGACCTGCGTCCGGGCCCACGAGTCGGGCGGCAACTACGTCGCGCAGAACCGGTACAGCTCGGCCTCGGGCGCCTACCAGTTCCTCGACAGCACCTGGCGCAACGTCTCGGTCAGGTCCGGGCACCCGGGCTACGGCCGCGCCATGCAGGCCCCCTGGCACGTGCAGGACGCCGTCGCCCTGTGGCTCTACAACAACGGCGGTCGCTCCGCCTGGGCCGGCACCGGCTGCTGA
- a CDS encoding VIT1/CCC1 transporter family protein produces MTGAHRAPPRTHRPEDHRSRRAGWIRAMVLGANDGLLSTGALLLGVAAAGASTDALLTAGVAALVAGALSMGLGEYVSVSSQLDVERADRVLEENEIELHPDAETRELRSIYVARGLTPELAAEVADALMAHDPVTAHMRDELGHTEEQRARPLQAALSSTASFAIGALVPLLVAVVVRGDARVPAVAVAAIAGMVVLGGVSSALGGAPMWRGALRVGLGGSLALAATFVVGSLFGTAVG; encoded by the coding sequence ATGACCGGAGCCCACCGCGCACCGCCTCGGACGCACCGCCCCGAGGACCACCGCAGCCGGCGCGCGGGGTGGATCCGGGCGATGGTGCTGGGCGCGAACGACGGCCTCCTGTCGACCGGCGCCCTCCTGCTCGGCGTGGCCGCGGCGGGCGCGTCGACCGACGCGCTGCTGACCGCCGGCGTGGCCGCGCTCGTGGCGGGCGCGCTGTCGATGGGCCTGGGCGAGTACGTCTCGGTCAGCTCGCAGCTCGACGTCGAGCGGGCCGACCGGGTGCTCGAGGAGAACGAGATCGAGCTGCACCCCGACGCAGAGACGCGGGAGCTCCGCTCGATCTACGTCGCCCGGGGCCTGACCCCCGAGCTCGCGGCCGAGGTCGCCGACGCCCTGATGGCGCACGACCCAGTGACCGCCCACATGCGCGACGAGCTCGGCCACACCGAGGAGCAGCGGGCGCGGCCGCTGCAGGCGGCGCTGAGCTCGACGGCCAGCTTCGCCATCGGCGCGCTCGTGCCGCTGCTCGTCGCCGTCGTGGTCAGGGGCGACGCCCGAGTTCCCGCCGTCGCGGTCGCGGCGATCGCCGGGATGGTGGTGCTCGGCGGAGTGTCCTCGGCGCTGGGCGGCGCGCCGATGTGGCGAGGAGCGCTCCGGGTCGGGCTGGGCGGATCGCTGGCGCTCGCCGCGACGTTCGTCGTCGGCTCGCTCTTCGGCACCGCCGTCGGCTGA